One window of the Hoplias malabaricus isolate fHopMal1 unplaced genomic scaffold, fHopMal1.hap1 scaffold_185, whole genome shotgun sequence genome contains the following:
- the ptprda gene encoding receptor-type tyrosine-protein phosphatase S gives DGQSRTVRQFQFTDWPEQGVPKSGEGFIDFIGQVHKTKEQFGQDGPISVHCSAGVGRTGVFITLSIVLERMRYEGVVDIFQTVKMLRTQRPAMVQTEDQYQFCYRAGLEYLGSFDHYAT, from the exons GACGGTCAGTCCCGGACGGTCAGACAGTTCCAGTTCACTGATTGGCCGGAGCAGGGAGTGCCCAAATCAGGAGAGGGCTTCATCGACTTCATCGGACAGGTGCATAAAACGAAGGAACAGTTCGGCCAGGACGGACCCATATCAGTACActgcag tgcggGAGTTGGTAGAACCGGAGTGTTTATTACACTCAGTATTGTTTTGGAGAGGATGCGCTACGAGGGGGTTGTGGACATTTTCCAGACGGTGAAAATGCTGAGGACGCAGCGGCCAGCCATGGTCCAGACAGAG gaTCAGTACCAGTTCTGTTACCGAGCAGGTTTGGAGTATCTTGGGAGTTTTGATCACTATGCAACGTAA